A genomic stretch from Flavobacterium humidisoli includes:
- a CDS encoding serine hydrolase domain-containing protein — MKKITFSIIIISFVFLGMSFRSSKKINIDGDTKENEKYIDSMMANALEKGFFPGAQIIVGTGDFNLISKNYGYHDYTKKQLVKSEDVFDLASMSKVLGATLVTMRLAGDGKIKLTDQVGQIVPMYKNTAISNLTLFELLTHTSGLTPSITFYQALLSTPDNSPLLSNQKSEQYPEPFDNMFVNKNIVYDSKYLSFQSKENWVQIYKNMWLNPEFYPSVYERIATANTNPRGKYLYSDLNLLLVKQMIETKTVKKLDQLTNEIYTELGISKIGYNPLKWTSIENVMPTEVDNFFRKDTIKGYVHDEAAAIFGGVSGNAGLFANAESIAVICKMLMNNGNYKGKQILKAKVVKEFTDSPLAKEGIYRGLGFDKRKPDEFFTKDDFGHTGFTGTFFFMNRNTNRFLIILTNRVNPTRTNRLMYKDDFSAKIWKQINKVY; from the coding sequence ATGAAAAAGATAACATTCAGTATTATCATTATTTCTTTTGTTTTTTTGGGAATGAGTTTCCGTTCTTCTAAAAAAATAAATATTGACGGCGATACTAAAGAAAATGAAAAATACATTGATTCGATGATGGCCAATGCGCTTGAAAAAGGCTTTTTTCCGGGAGCGCAAATCATTGTAGGAACAGGAGATTTTAACTTGATTTCTAAAAATTATGGTTATCATGATTATACTAAAAAGCAATTAGTAAAATCAGAAGATGTTTTTGATTTGGCTTCGATGTCTAAAGTTTTAGGGGCAACACTGGTAACGATGCGTTTGGCTGGTGATGGAAAAATTAAATTGACAGATCAAGTTGGTCAAATTGTTCCGATGTACAAAAACACAGCCATTTCCAATTTAACGCTTTTTGAATTGTTGACACATACTTCGGGATTAACGCCGAGTATTACTTTTTATCAAGCATTGCTTTCTACACCAGATAATTCGCCTTTGTTGAGCAATCAAAAATCAGAGCAATATCCTGAGCCTTTTGATAATATGTTTGTCAACAAAAACATCGTTTACGATTCAAAATATCTTTCTTTTCAGTCAAAAGAAAACTGGGTTCAGATATATAAAAACATGTGGCTCAATCCAGAATTTTATCCATCAGTTTATGAAAGGATCGCGACGGCTAATACCAATCCAAGAGGGAAATATTTGTACAGCGATTTAAATCTTCTTTTGGTAAAGCAAATGATTGAAACGAAAACAGTAAAAAAACTAGATCAGCTCACAAATGAAATTTATACCGAATTAGGCATTTCAAAAATCGGGTATAATCCGTTAAAATGGACTTCTATAGAAAACGTAATGCCAACTGAAGTAGATAATTTTTTCAGAAAAGATACGATTAAAGGTTATGTGCACGATGAAGCAGCCGCAATTTTTGGAGGAGTTTCTGGAAATGCTGGTTTGTTTGCCAATGCAGAATCGATTGCCGTTATCTGCAAAATGTTAATGAATAATGGGAATTATAAAGGAAAACAGATTCTAAAAGCCAAAGTCGTAAAAGAGTTTACCGATTCTCCACTCGCAAAGGAGGGAATTTACCGTGGTTTAGGTTTTGACAAAAGAAAACCAGACGAGTTTTTTACAAAAGACGATTTTGGACATACGGGTTTTACAGGAACATTTTTCTTTATGAATAGAAATACCAACCGATTTTTAATTATTCTGACGAATCGCGTAAATCCAACCCGAACAAACAGATTAATGTACAAAGACGATTTTAGTGCTAAAATCTGGAAGCAAATTAATAAGGTTTATTAG
- a CDS encoding alpha/beta hydrolase, whose amino-acid sequence MKKTIYTFFLLFIAFAVHAAKVDTLQVFSPSMQKNIKTCVVVPDNYKKSKKAFPVVYLLHGYSGNYASWARDFKELGKQVDQYGFIVVGVDGNYSSWYFDSPIDPSFKYETYVVKELVPFIDKQYKTIAGRKARAISGLSMGGHGALYLSFRHQDVFGAAGSMSGGVDFRPFPENWDIKKRLGPITEFPENWNQNTVTNMLDLVKDNKLKLIIDCGVDDFFMKVNRELHAKMLDLKINHDYIERPGEHNLKYWENSLKYQLLFFYNYFNTI is encoded by the coding sequence ATGAAAAAAACAATTTACACTTTCTTTCTTCTTTTTATAGCCTTTGCAGTTCACGCGGCGAAGGTTGACACTTTGCAAGTTTTTAGTCCTTCGATGCAGAAGAACATTAAAACTTGTGTAGTAGTTCCGGATAATTATAAAAAGAGCAAGAAAGCATTTCCAGTTGTTTATCTGCTTCATGGCTATAGCGGAAACTATGCTTCATGGGCAAGAGATTTTAAAGAACTAGGAAAACAAGTAGATCAATACGGATTTATAGTGGTTGGTGTAGATGGAAATTATTCAAGCTGGTATTTTGACAGTCCGATAGATCCGAGTTTTAAGTATGAAACTTACGTTGTAAAAGAACTGGTTCCGTTTATTGACAAACAATACAAAACAATTGCAGGCCGCAAAGCAAGAGCCATTTCAGGTTTGAGCATGGGCGGACACGGTGCTTTGTATTTATCATTTAGACATCAAGATGTTTTTGGTGCTGCGGGAAGCATGAGCGGAGGGGTAGATTTTCGCCCGTTTCCTGAAAATTGGGATATTAAAAAACGATTAGGCCCAATTACAGAATTCCCAGAAAACTGGAATCAGAATACGGTTACCAATATGTTAGACTTGGTAAAAGACAACAAATTAAAACTGATTATTGACTGCGGAGTTGATGATTTCTTTATGAAAGTAAACAGAGAACTTCATGCAAAAATGCTGGATCTAAAAATAAATCACGATTATATAGAACGCCCAGGCGAACATAATCTGAAATACTGGGAGAATTCTTTAAAATATCAGCTACTGTTTTTTTACAATTATTTCAATACTATCTAA
- a CDS encoding beta-N-acetylhexosaminidase encodes MRKSILLLALFLSSLSFVQAQKLDIIPKPVSVQQSAGQFVFPSPLKIVVDKKLKNSADYITTGISKSSGINPIVSIGKKHGKNNISFLVDKKLNLPDEGYQLEINEKGIFVKGKTDKGVLNGFQTLLQICSAKEVKKGAVPYVKIEDYPRFDWRGMMLDCSRQFFDKQTVKNYIDWLAAHKMNVFHWHLTDDNGWRIEIKSLPDLTLKGAWRGPGEVLLPSYGSGDKRYGGFYTQEDIKEVVAYAADRGISVMPEIEIPGHSRAVTASYPEVGCAITQELKSVQGEVKNVWCVGREENYDLLDSIIREVSGLFPFEYIHIAGDEVNRANWEHCPKCQALMAKEGFTDSFQLQNYFFRRVQTIVDKYHKKTDGWNEILKGGEINPNTLISAWQGISYGIESAKKGYKTIMMPGQFTYYDMAQSETERGHRWAAITDTKRAYSFEPIPDADLTPEEQKNIIGVQGALWSEYLDRPARIMEYQSYPRISALSEIGWSKKEDKNWDDFYGRLTNSHLQRLANMGIAFRDFPPTAIYKNRIITVTPPYDNAIVRYDKDGNEPTRQSPLYTGPIQTKDYERYMFRVFFNEYSASPAVKAEKLPVANWNTSKAEVLTISENISEHVDKKGIWYLTFNPTDDGTNGVIRNVSLFENDKLVQTYGDEKALKSKPRLRFLIENYNEKNTYRLDFTVENKEEKKSAANVKFNCSPYLEPEVKVTSSMAENPKFPISNLEDYNEESYLRTDVACKDGDWILYTFTNPVMSSKIDVLTGIPHHPRFIINNGFVEFSYNGTDFIKGDNFDYGNASIYPKQPVKAVRIKITGTNNEPLMAGQDLKINP; translated from the coding sequence ATGAGAAAAAGTATTCTTCTATTAGCCCTATTTCTAAGCTCGCTTAGTTTTGTACAAGCCCAAAAATTAGATATAATTCCAAAACCTGTTTCGGTGCAACAAAGCGCTGGACAATTTGTTTTTCCTTCGCCATTAAAAATAGTCGTAGATAAAAAACTAAAAAACAGTGCCGATTATATCACGACAGGTATTTCAAAAAGTAGTGGCATTAATCCAATTGTTTCTATTGGAAAAAAACATGGAAAAAATAATATTTCATTTCTAGTAGATAAGAAGCTAAATCTTCCAGATGAAGGGTATCAATTAGAAATAAACGAAAAAGGAATTTTTGTAAAAGGAAAAACGGATAAAGGAGTTTTAAACGGATTTCAGACTTTACTGCAAATTTGTTCTGCAAAAGAAGTTAAAAAAGGTGCGGTTCCTTATGTGAAAATTGAAGATTATCCTCGTTTTGATTGGCGCGGCATGATGCTAGATTGTTCAAGGCAATTTTTCGACAAACAAACCGTAAAAAATTATATTGATTGGCTCGCTGCACATAAAATGAATGTTTTTCATTGGCATTTAACTGATGATAACGGCTGGAGAATCGAAATCAAATCATTACCAGATTTAACTTTGAAAGGTGCTTGGAGAGGTCCAGGCGAAGTTTTGCTGCCTTCTTACGGTTCGGGAGACAAACGTTATGGAGGTTTTTACACGCAAGAAGATATTAAAGAAGTGGTAGCTTATGCGGCAGATCGTGGTATTTCGGTTATGCCAGAAATTGAAATTCCGGGGCATTCGCGTGCTGTAACGGCTTCTTATCCAGAAGTGGGCTGTGCCATAACGCAAGAACTTAAAAGTGTTCAGGGAGAAGTAAAAAATGTTTGGTGTGTGGGGCGCGAAGAAAATTATGACCTTCTGGATTCAATTATCAGAGAAGTTTCTGGATTGTTTCCTTTTGAATATATTCATATTGCGGGAGACGAAGTCAATCGTGCCAATTGGGAACATTGCCCAAAATGTCAAGCCTTGATGGCAAAAGAAGGATTTACAGACAGTTTTCAGCTTCAGAATTATTTCTTTAGAAGGGTTCAAACCATTGTAGACAAATACCATAAAAAAACAGATGGATGGAACGAAATTCTAAAAGGCGGAGAAATCAATCCAAATACGCTTATTTCTGCTTGGCAGGGCATTAGCTACGGAATTGAATCTGCAAAAAAAGGGTATAAAACCATCATGATGCCAGGACAATTTACGTATTATGATATGGCACAATCTGAGACAGAACGCGGTCATAGATGGGCTGCAATTACGGATACAAAAAGAGCGTATTCGTTTGAACCAATTCCAGATGCTGATTTAACACCAGAAGAACAAAAAAATATAATTGGAGTGCAAGGCGCTTTATGGAGCGAATATCTGGATCGTCCGGCAAGAATCATGGAATATCAGAGTTATCCAAGAATCAGTGCTTTATCTGAAATTGGATGGTCTAAAAAAGAAGATAAAAACTGGGATGATTTTTATGGAAGATTAACCAACAGCCATTTGCAAAGATTGGCCAATATGGGAATTGCTTTCAGGGATTTTCCTCCAACAGCAATTTATAAAAACAGAATTATTACTGTAACACCTCCTTATGATAATGCCATTGTTCGTTATGACAAAGATGGAAATGAGCCAACAAGACAATCTCCTTTGTATACTGGACCAATTCAGACCAAAGATTACGAGCGTTATATGTTTAGAGTATTTTTTAATGAATACTCGGCCAGTCCAGCTGTAAAGGCTGAAAAACTGCCTGTTGCCAATTGGAATACTTCAAAAGCAGAAGTTTTGACTATTTCAGAAAATATCTCGGAACATGTTGATAAAAAAGGCATCTGGTATCTGACTTTTAATCCGACAGATGATGGAACAAATGGAGTAATCAGAAATGTTTCACTTTTTGAAAATGATAAATTAGTGCAGACTTATGGAGATGAAAAAGCTCTAAAATCAAAACCTCGTTTGCGATTTTTGATTGAAAATTACAACGAAAAAAATACGTATCGATTAGATTTTACGGTTGAAAATAAAGAAGAGAAAAAGTCGGCTGCAAATGTAAAATTCAATTGTTCGCCTTATCTGGAGCCAGAAGTGAAAGTGACTTCGTCTATGGCAGAAAATCCGAAGTTTCCAATTTCGAATTTAGAAGATTATAATGAAGAATCGTATTTACGTACCGACGTTGCTTGTAAAGACGGTGACTGGATTTTGTATACCTTTACTAATCCTGTAATGTCTTCTAAAATAGATGTTTTAACTGGAATTCCGCATCATCCAAGATTTATCATTAATAATGGTTTTGTAGAGTTTTCATACAACGGAACAGATTTTATAAAAGGCGATAATTTTGATTACGGAAATGCATCGATTTATCCGAAACAACCTGTAAAAGCTGTTCGAATTAAAATTACAGGAACCAATAATGAGCCTTTGATGGCAGGTCAGGACTTAAAAATTAATCCGTAA
- a CDS encoding TonB-dependent receptor plug domain-containing protein, whose amino-acid sequence MKKIYFAVFTVICTNFYAQTKNDSINQMDEVIINEGRFNTPISKQNRNVYVISSETIKKLPGRTLQEVLQYANGVDIRQRGPFGTQADISVDGGSFEQTVVLLNGAKVIDSQTAHNMLNLPLQVEAIERIEVVRGPAARIYGINSLTGAINIITKKPTDSGFMVSTYAGSNFEKDTQDTGDTFYGTGIQAGAVLGKEKQQHLLFASHDKSNGYRYNTAFENNKIFYQGNVQINDKNEILASAGYINNGFGANGFYAAPGDKNSTEIVQTTFANIQSNHQITDSWKIMPRVTYRYNYDDYRYLGNSNLAVGRSQHYTNSIAGELNSTVKLSKGEIGFGAEFRNEDIHSSNIGDHDRENVGLYAEYRTSFTEKLDVNIGTYLNYNSDYKWQIYPGIDASYAITDAFKIIGNVGTSQRIPSFTDLYLKQTGNVGNPDLDSENAFQSEIGFKYNKRALSFNANYFYRKIDNYIDWMRNLTTQPWQSQNTGDLNTNGINLRGTYRLDFSKDSRLNILLGYTYLDSEFKTARTETYSKYSISSLKHQITNTIDYQFKNLSVMFATRFNERITGPSYWVNDFRVSQTIDKFTIFLDGQNIFNATYYEVGAVPLPSRWFTLGVKLVTF is encoded by the coding sequence ATGAAAAAAATCTATTTTGCTGTTTTTACAGTAATTTGTACCAATTTTTACGCACAGACAAAGAACGATTCCATCAACCAAATGGATGAAGTCATTATTAATGAAGGCCGTTTTAATACACCAATTTCTAAACAAAATAGAAATGTATATGTTATCTCGAGCGAAACGATTAAAAAATTGCCAGGAAGAACGTTGCAAGAAGTATTGCAATATGCCAACGGAGTAGATATTAGACAAAGAGGGCCATTTGGAACTCAAGCCGATATTAGTGTTGACGGTGGAAGTTTTGAGCAAACTGTAGTTTTGCTGAACGGAGCAAAAGTAATCGACTCGCAAACTGCCCATAATATGTTGAATCTTCCTCTTCAGGTTGAAGCAATTGAAAGAATCGAAGTAGTTCGCGGTCCAGCTGCAAGAATTTACGGGATTAACAGTTTAACTGGAGCAATTAATATTATTACTAAAAAACCAACCGATTCTGGTTTTATGGTAAGCACTTACGCAGGTTCTAATTTCGAAAAAGATACGCAAGATACAGGCGATACTTTTTATGGAACAGGAATTCAGGCCGGAGCTGTTTTAGGTAAAGAAAAACAACAGCATTTACTTTTTGCTTCGCATGATAAAAGCAACGGATACCGCTACAATACGGCATTCGAAAACAATAAAATTTTCTATCAGGGAAATGTTCAGATTAATGATAAAAATGAAATCTTAGCTTCGGCAGGCTATATCAATAACGGATTTGGAGCAAACGGATTTTATGCTGCGCCTGGAGATAAAAACTCAACCGAAATTGTTCAGACTACATTTGCCAACATTCAGTCCAATCATCAGATTACAGACAGCTGGAAAATCATGCCGAGAGTAACTTACAGATACAATTATGATGATTATCGTTATTTAGGAAACTCAAATTTGGCAGTTGGAAGAAGCCAGCATTATACCAATTCTATTGCGGGAGAATTGAATTCTACCGTTAAATTATCTAAAGGAGAAATTGGTTTTGGAGCAGAGTTTAGAAACGAAGACATTCATTCTTCAAACATTGGAGATCACGATCGTGAAAATGTTGGATTGTATGCAGAATACAGAACGAGTTTTACTGAAAAACTAGATGTAAATATCGGAACGTATTTAAATTATAATTCAGATTATAAATGGCAGATTTATCCAGGAATTGATGCAAGCTATGCCATTACAGATGCATTTAAAATTATTGGAAATGTGGGAACAAGCCAAAGAATTCCATCGTTTACAGATTTGTATTTGAAACAAACCGGAAATGTTGGAAACCCTGATTTAGATTCAGAAAACGCGTTTCAGAGCGAAATCGGATTCAAATACAACAAAAGAGCTTTGAGCTTTAATGCGAATTATTTCTACAGAAAAATTGACAACTATATCGACTGGATGCGTAATCTTACAACGCAGCCTTGGCAGAGCCAGAATACAGGAGATTTAAACACTAACGGAATTAATTTGCGAGGAACTTATAGATTAGATTTCTCTAAAGATTCTAGATTGAACATTCTTTTAGGATATACCTATTTAGATTCTGAATTTAAAACAGCGCGTACAGAAACGTATTCGAAGTATTCCATTTCTTCATTAAAACATCAAATTACCAATACAATAGATTATCAGTTTAAAAACCTATCGGTGATGTTTGCAACTCGTTTTAACGAAAGAATTACAGGACCTTCTTACTGGGTAAATGATTTTAGAGTAAGTCAGACAATTGATAAATTCACCATTTTCTTAGATGGACAAAATATCTTCAATGCAACGTATTATGAAGTAGGAGCAGTGCCGCTACCTTCAAGATGGTTTACATTAGGAGTAAAATTGGTTACTTTTTAA
- a CDS encoding exo-beta-N-acetylmuramidase NamZ domain-containing protein, whose amino-acid sequence MKNIIICILISAVSFAQQIKTGAENSAKYLPLLKGKTVGIVTNQTGIITKEKHLVDFLVEQKVKIKTIFAPEHGFRGTADAGEHVSDEIDSKTGLSIVSLYGKNNKPTPEQLKGIDIMIFDLQDVGTRLYTYVSTMHRIMEACAENNVPLIVLDRPNPNIAIVDGPVLDIAFKSGIGMHPTPLLHGMTLGEEAKMINGQKWLKDGIQCKLTVIPCLNYTRKSTYSLPVRPSPNLPNDQAINLYVSLCLFEGTNVSMGRGTEKQFQIYGSPYLPKSNFAFTPKPNFGDKDPLYNGMECNGEDLSSIPRVNRLEIKWLIKAYQTTADKSKFFDKRKFAIRAGNEKLQQQIEAGISEEEIRNSWKEGLAAFKKIRGKYLIYK is encoded by the coding sequence ATGAAAAATATAATAATCTGCATACTAATTTCGGCAGTGTCATTTGCACAGCAAATCAAAACAGGAGCTGAAAACTCTGCAAAATACCTTCCTTTGCTGAAAGGCAAAACCGTCGGTATCGTTACCAATCAGACAGGAATTATCACTAAAGAAAAACATCTAGTTGATTTTTTAGTAGAACAAAAAGTAAAAATCAAAACGATTTTTGCACCAGAACATGGTTTTAGAGGAACTGCCGATGCAGGCGAACATGTATCGGACGAAATCGATTCTAAAACAGGTTTGTCGATTGTTTCGCTTTACGGAAAAAACAATAAACCAACACCAGAGCAATTAAAAGGAATCGATATTATGATTTTTGATTTGCAGGATGTTGGAACACGATTATATACGTACGTTTCTACAATGCACCGTATTATGGAAGCCTGCGCTGAGAACAATGTTCCACTGATTGTACTGGATCGTCCCAATCCGAATATCGCGATTGTCGATGGTCCAGTTTTGGATATTGCTTTTAAAAGCGGTATCGGAATGCATCCAACGCCGTTGCTTCACGGAATGACTCTGGGCGAAGAAGCTAAAATGATCAACGGACAAAAATGGCTGAAAGACGGAATTCAATGTAAATTGACCGTAATTCCATGTTTAAATTATACTAGAAAAAGCACGTATAGCCTGCCAGTACGGCCTTCGCCAAATTTACCAAACGATCAAGCTATAAATTTGTACGTAAGTTTATGTCTTTTTGAAGGAACCAATGTGAGCATGGGACGCGGAACCGAAAAGCAGTTTCAAATTTATGGATCACCATATCTGCCAAAAAGTAATTTCGCCTTTACTCCAAAACCTAATTTTGGAGATAAAGATCCATTGTACAATGGTATGGAATGCAATGGAGAAGATTTATCTTCAATTCCGAGAGTAAATAGATTAGAAATAAAATGGCTTATTAAAGCGTATCAGACTACAGCTGATAAATCGAAGTTTTTCGACAAAAGAAAATTTGCGATTCGTGCAGGAAATGAAAAACTGCAGCAGCAAATTGAAGCCGGAATTTCGGAAGAAGAAATTAGAAACAGCTGGAAAGAAGGTTTGGCAGCATTTAAAAAAATACGTGGTAAATATCTGATTTATAAGTAA
- a CDS encoding glycoside hydrolase family 10 protein: MKSLKIMILVLLIQTKIFSQQSPKREMRAAWISTVENIDWPSKPGLSDKEMKNEMIAILDNLRSYNMNTVIFQIRPTADAYYKSTKEPASHWITGTQGVAPGFDPLQMMIDEAGKRGMNVHVWLNPYRVQKDTVRDVLSKNHLYFKRPDLFLTYGKTRYFNPGLKETRDFVASVVGEIVRKYDIQAVHMDDYFYPYKIAGQEFPDDKAFAKEPRQFKDKDDWRRDNVDLIIKQIRDTIIANKPEVEFGISPFGVWRNIAKDSQGSNTAAGATNYDDLYANILKWQKENWIDYVTPQIYWHIGFDRANFEVLAKWWAEHKYGANVYVGHGDYKISNTAKEPEWRSPDQIVKQIEMIRKMPLIDGSMHFTASTFLKKGDTLRKPLVEKEYKYIALTPEANRIVRLKPEPPTNAVIAKKGDKAVLTWKAAFNDKKYVIYRFPKGKITDFSNPSTIYYVTTALKLEVPNADLENYVYALTALSQTQTESSPIEFSTK, from the coding sequence ATGAAAAGCCTAAAAATTATGATTTTGGTATTGCTGATCCAGACCAAAATTTTCAGTCAGCAATCTCCAAAAAGAGAAATGCGTGCAGCTTGGATTTCTACTGTAGAAAACATCGACTGGCCGTCTAAACCAGGATTATCAGATAAAGAAATGAAGAACGAAATGATTGCCATTCTGGATAATCTACGTTCTTATAACATGAATACTGTAATTTTTCAAATTCGTCCAACTGCCGATGCGTATTACAAATCGACAAAAGAACCTGCATCGCATTGGATAACCGGAACTCAGGGTGTTGCACCAGGTTTTGATCCATTGCAGATGATGATTGATGAAGCAGGAAAACGCGGAATGAACGTACACGTTTGGCTTAATCCATATCGTGTTCAGAAAGATACGGTAAGAGATGTGCTTTCAAAAAATCATTTATATTTTAAAAGACCAGATCTTTTCTTGACGTACGGAAAAACAAGATATTTTAATCCAGGCTTAAAAGAAACGAGAGATTTTGTGGCTTCTGTCGTAGGCGAAATTGTTCGTAAATACGATATTCAGGCAGTGCATATGGATGATTATTTTTATCCCTATAAAATTGCTGGACAGGAATTTCCAGATGATAAAGCATTTGCTAAAGAACCGCGTCAGTTTAAAGACAAAGACGATTGGAGAAGAGATAATGTCGATTTAATCATCAAACAAATTAGAGATACTATTATTGCCAATAAACCAGAAGTCGAATTCGGAATTTCGCCTTTTGGAGTATGGAGAAATATTGCCAAAGATTCGCAAGGTTCTAATACCGCTGCCGGAGCGACCAATTATGATGATTTGTATGCGAATATCTTAAAATGGCAAAAAGAGAACTGGATCGATTACGTAACACCTCAAATCTACTGGCATATTGGTTTTGACCGCGCCAATTTTGAAGTTCTGGCTAAATGGTGGGCAGAACACAAATATGGAGCAAATGTTTACGTTGGACACGGCGATTATAAAATTTCGAATACTGCTAAAGAACCAGAGTGGAGAAGTCCTGATCAAATTGTAAAACAGATTGAGATGATTCGCAAAATGCCTTTAATTGACGGTTCCATGCATTTTACAGCTTCTACTTTTCTGAAAAAAGGAGATACGCTAAGAAAACCTCTTGTTGAAAAAGAATATAAATACATCGCTTTAACTCCAGAAGCCAATAGAATTGTCAGATTAAAACCAGAACCGCCAACAAATGCAGTGATTGCCAAAAAAGGCGACAAAGCCGTTTTAACTTGGAAAGCCGCATTTAATGATAAAAAATATGTCATTTACAGATTTCCAAAAGGAAAAATTACCGATTTCTCAAATCCTTCGACTATTTATTATGTGACAACGGCTCTAAAACTAGAAGTACCAAATGCCGATTTGGAAAACTATGTTTATGCGCTTACCGCTTTGAGTCAGACCCAGACAGAAAGCAGTCCGATTGAATTTTCAACAAAATAA